The segment TCAACGAATCACGTAATTTATCGGAAACAATGAAATAATCAATGCGCCAACCGATATTTCTCTCTCGAACCTTATTCATATATGACCACCAAGTGTATTTGTCTGTCAAATCAGGATGAAAGTGGCGGTATGTATCGGTAAAACCTTCTCCTAGCAATCTGGTCATCTTACCTCTTTCTTCTTCAGTAAAGCCAGAATTGTTGCGGTTGGATTTAGGATTTTTTAAGTCGATATCAGTGTGTGCTACGTTCAAGTCGCCGCATAAAATGACGGATTTCTCCTGATCAAGCATTTTTATGTAAGCTAAGAAGCGGTCCTCCCAATCCAGTCTGAAAGGGAGTCTGGCCAAATCTCGCTGAGAGTTTGGAGTGTACACGTTCACTAAGAAAAAATCCTCATACTCAAGTGTGAGGATCCTTCCTTCTGGTTCACACTCTTCGACCTTTTCCTGATTCAATCCATAACACACTTGCAGTGGTTTAATTTTAGTGAAAACAGCTGTGCCTGAATATCCTTTTTTGATTGCATAGTTCCAATATTGATAATACCCTGGGGTATCTAAGTCGATTTGTCCCTCTTGAAGTTTCGTTTCCTGAATGCAGAAAATATCCGCATCCATCTCATTAAAGTAATCCATGAATCCTTTTTTAACACAAGCTCTAATTCCATTCACATTCCAAGATACTAGTTTCATAGGTGCACGTAATTCCCTTCTAAACTATTACTATATTTAGCCCAGTATATCAAAAAGAACCGCTATTCAAAAAGAAAAGCGATTCCAACCCTGGTACCTACACTTGGAATAGATGAAATTTTAATCCATAAGGGTCACTTACCATCATACTCTTCTCGCTAAACTCCTTCGTTATGGTGCAGTTATTTTCGATTAAGACTCCCTTTGCATCCTCAATGTTATCAACAGCAAATTCAAAAAATACGGAATCAACATGACCCTTATTATGATTCTCAATATAAAAATTCATCCCGTTCATAGTAAATAGTGTTTCAGAATCTGTACTTTTCTCGGTTTTAAAACCTAGAATCCGGTGATAAAATTGTATAGCTTTTTCATACTCCTTCACTTGAACAGCAATGTTATTTGTCAATTGATATGGTGATCGCTCATTGATTTTTTTACTTGGTTTATAATCTTCGTATCCTGATGGAAGCAA is part of the Sutcliffiella sp. FSL R7-0096 genome and harbors:
- a CDS encoding exodeoxyribonuclease III → MKLVSWNVNGIRACVKKGFMDYFNEMDADIFCIQETKLQEGQIDLDTPGYYQYWNYAIKKGYSGTAVFTKIKPLQVCYGLNQEKVEECEPEGRILTLEYEDFFLVNVYTPNSQRDLARLPFRLDWEDRFLAYIKMLDQEKSVILCGDLNVAHTDIDLKNPKSNRNNSGFTEEERGKMTRLLGEGFTDTYRHFHPDLTDKYTWWSYMNKVRERNIGWRIDYFIVSDKLRDSLKGAEIHSHIMGSDHCPVVLILIK